The Chitinimonas sp. BJYL2 genome segment TGCCCCGACTGCCTGGAAATCACCGCCTGGACGGACGATGGCGAGATCATGGGCGTGCGCCACAAAACGCTGCCGATTGAAGGCGTGCAGTTCCATCCCGAAGCGATCCTGACCGAACACGGTCACCAGATGCTCGACAATTTCCTCAAGACTTACGCCTGAGCCAGCAGCCCAGCCGTGCCGCCCACATAGCACGGCGCTGACCCAGGCTGGCGACAGCGCGCATGCACCTGATCAACCCCTCCTGGTACGCTCACCGCCAATCTAGGTCCACTCTTTGCGCCGCGCTTGAAGGCGATACGCAAGCCGATGTGGTCATCATTGGTGGCGGCCTCACCGGCCTCTCCGCCGCGCTGACACTCGTAGAGGCTAGCCAGCAGGTCGTGCTGCTCGAAGCCGACCGGATTGGCAGCCAGGCCTCGGGCCGCAACGGCGGGCAGGCCTTGCAGGGGCTGGCGGCGAGCATGTCTACCGTGGAAGCGGCCGTGGGCTTGCCGGCAGCCCAAGCCATCTGGGCCATGAGCCGCGAGGCATTGGCGCTCCTCAAGTCGCGCGTGGTTCAATACCAGATTGAATGCGGTCTCAGCACTTCCGGCTATGTGTATGCCGCCGCGCACCGCGGTCAGCTTGCCGAGCTGGCGCAGTGGCAAGCCGATGCCGCCAGCCGATACGACTACCCTGATCTGCAACTGCTCGACCACCATGCCTTGCAACACCATGTACGCAGCGATGCTTACATGGGCGGCCTGTTCGACCCGCACGAAGCCCATCTCGATCCGCTTGCTTACACGCTGGGCCTGCGCGATGCCGCACTGGCTGCGGGTGCGCGCTGTCACGAGCAATCGGCTGTTACCGGCTGGGTGCGTGAGGGGTCGGCTTGGCGCGTGCAAACCGACAAGGGCAGCGTGCTCGCCAAGCAGCTTTTGCTGGCCGTGAACGCTGGCATCGGCAAGCTCGCGCCGTCACTCGCGCGCTACTTTCTGCCGGTGGAAAGTTTCATTGTTGCCACCGAAGGGCTGGGTGCGGATCGCGCCCGCGCTTTGATGCCCAGCGGCGCCGCCGTGGCCGATTGCCATCGCGTACTCAATTACTTCCGCATCAGTGACGACCAACGCTTGCTGTTCGGCGGCCGCGCCAGCGGCACCGCCACGGACCGCGCTGCCGATACGCGTGCGCGCATGCTGGCGGTGTTTCCGACTTTGGCTGATGTCGCGATTGAACACGCCTGGGGTGGCGAGGTGGATGTCACGCCGCACAAGCTGCCGCACTTTGGTCGTCTGGACGAGGGCATCTACTTTGCTCAGGGCTTTTCGGGCCATGGTCTGGCGCTGACCGGCTTGGCTGGCAAACTGGTGGCCGAAGCCATGCAGGGCCGGCCTGAACGGTTCGATCAGTTTGCCGCGCTGCCACAGCACCGCCTGCCCACGCACCTGCCCGGCTTCACGCGCACGGCGATCACGCTGGGCATGGCCTGGTTCCAGCTACGCGACTGGATCGATGCGCACTGGTATCGCGACTAGGGCATAACGGCATGCCCTTCCCTTCCTTGGTCGGCCCAGCCTGCAGCCGCTAGAATCCTCGCCAACCCTTCATCCGAGCACGCCCCCATGATCACGCCCCAGGCCGCACTTAACCGTCTGATCGACGGCAACGAACTGTTCTACGACGAGATGCTGTCGGTCATGCGCCAGATCATGACGGGCGAGATGACACCGGTGCAGACTGCCGCCATCCTGATCGGCCTGCGCGTCAAAGTGGAAACCGTGTCCGAAATCGCCGCTGCAGCCACCGTGATGCGCGAGCTGGCCAGCCATGTGGTGGTGCAGGATCGTCGTCACCTGGTCGATACCTGCGGCACCGGCGGCGATGGTGCCCATACCTTCAATATCAGTACGACCTCGGCCTTTGTCGCGGCCGCGGCCGGGGCGCGCGTGGCCAAGCATGGCAACCGCGGGGTGTCGTCGAGCAGTGGCTCGGCCGATGTGCTTGAGGCACTGGGTGTGAACCTGGCACTCACACCGGAGCAGGTCGGTGAATGCATTGATGAAGTCGGCGTGGGCTTCATGTTTGCGCCCAATCACCACGGGGCCATGAAGAATGTGGCGCCGATCCGTCGTGAACTGGGTGTACGCACCATATTCAATATCCTCGGTCCGCTGACCAACCCGGCACATGCCGATAACCAGGTCATGGGCGTATTCCACCCGGATCTGGTGGGCATCCAGGCCCGCGTGCTAAACCAGCTGGGCAGCCGCCATGTGCTGGTCGTCCACGGCCGCGACGGGCTCGATGAAATCAGCCTGCTGAGCAAGACGCTGATCGCCGAGCTGCGCGATGGCGAGATTCATGAGTTTGAATTTGATCCGCGTGATCATGGCTTCGAGCTCTGCGAACCCGCCGCCTTGCGCGCCAGCAACCCGCAGGAATCCGCCACCAAGGTGCGTAGTGTGCTCGCCAATGAGCCCGGCCCCTGCCGCGATATTGTCGTGCTCAATGCCGGTGCGGCAATCTATGCTGCGGGCGTGACTGTCAGTCTGGCCGAGGGCTTCAAAGCCGCTGATGCCGCGATTGCCACAGGCGGCGCCCGCGCCAGGCTCGATGCCCTGATTGCCAAGACCCACACTTTCAAAGCCTGAGCCATGTCCGACATCCTCAAGAAAATCCTCGCCACCAAGGCCGACGAAGTCGCCGCCGCCCGCCAAGCGCGGCCACTGGAAGCCGTGCGTGCCGAGGCGGAAGCCAACCGCGATCTGCGCGATTTTGTGGGTGCACTACGCAGCAAGTACGCCGACGGTGAAGCCGCGGTGATTGCCGAAATCAAGAAGGCCAGCCCCAGCAAGGGTGTGATCCGTGCCGATTTCAAACCCGCCGAGATCGCTGCCGACTACGCCGCCCACGGCGCGGCCTGCCTGTCAGTGCTGACTGACGAGCAATACTTCCAGGGCCATACCGATTACCTCAAGGCCGCCCGCGCTGCCTGTGCGCTCCCTGTGCTGCGCAAGGACTTCATCGTCGATGCGTACCAGATCTACGAAGCACGGGCGATGGGCGCCGATTGCATCCTGCTGATCGTGGGCGCGCTCGAAACACCGCACATGCAGGAGCTGGAAGCGCTGGCGATGGAACTGGGAATGGCCGTGCTGGTGGAATCGCACGATGCCAAGGAACTACAACAGGCACTGACCCTCAAGACCCCGCTGATCGGCATCAATAACCGCGATCTGCGCAGCTTTGAAGTGAGTCTCAAGACCACCCTGAACCTGTTGGACGAGATTCCCGCCAACCGCATCGTCATCACCGAATCGGGCATTCTCAAGCCCGCCGATGTGGCGCTGATGCTGGAGCATGAGGTGTATGCGTTCCTGGTGGGCGAAGCGTTCATGCGCGAACCTTCGCCGGGCAAGGCCCTAGCCTCGCTGTTTGCCTGATCCCTATCCGCCGCGCAGACCAGACGGGCAGCCCATAGTGGCTGCCCGTTTCATTTTGATGACAGCAAACCCGCACCGTTGCTGGCTTGCAACGCCGGCGATGTGTAACAAACCTGTCATCCAGACTCCGTATAAAGCGGTCCGTCGCCCAAGCATTTCGGGCCACGAACACCCTTCACACAAAACGGAGTCATCCATGAACAAGCAACTGATCGCCCTGGCCGTGCTGGGCGCCATTTCTGCTCCCGCCTTTGCCAACGACAGCAGCGTCACCCTGTACGGTCGCATCGAAATGGGCCTGGAGTTCTACAACAACGGCGACGCAACCGACGGCAGCAAGGGTATCAGCGCACAGCGCGTTGAAGGCTACGCCTCGCGCATCGGATTCAAGGGCGAAGAAAAGTTGGGCGATGGCCTGAGCGCCCTGTGGCAGGTTGAGCAGAAGGTCAATGTGGATTCCGGTTCGGGTACCACCTTTGCCGATCGCAACAGCTTTGTGGGTCTGAAGGGTGAGTTCGGTACGCTGCTGCTTGGCCGTCACGACACGCCGTTCAAGGCACTCAACAAGTACGTTGACATCATGTGGGGCAACGCCGAGCAGCACGAAATCATCAACAACGGCAAGGCCGCCGGCATGAGCCTGCATACCCGCCGCAACAACGCCATCCACTACGTCTCGCCGAAGTTCAGCAATATGGTGATCCGCGCCCAGTTCAGCCCGGACGAAGAAAAGACGTCGACCACCAACAAGAACCTGTTCTCGTTTTCGGGTGAATACGACGATGGCACCTACTTCCTGGGTGCGGCCTACGAAGGCCAGCGCGATGCCGTGGCAACTGGTCAGGATCGCAAGGGCTACAAGCTCAATGGCGGCGTGAAGCTGGGCGATACCACCCTGGGTGCCAACTACTCGACCATCGAGAATGAAAACACCAAGGAATCGGACAACTGGTCGTTTGCTGTGTCACACAAGATGGGCAACACCACCCTGAAGGGCATCTACGGCATCAGCAAGGTGGACGACCTGAAGGCGCCGACCAAGCAGCTGGATGTGAGCATGTACGGTCTCGAAGTGGATTACAGCCTGAGCAAGCGCACCGCTGTTTACGGCCTGTTCACGCAGATCCGCAACGATCGCGACGCTGCAGCCAAGTTCGAGAATTCGACCTCGCCGAACACCCCTGTGGTGAAGGCCGGTGGCGATCCGCGCATCATCAGCTTCGGCGTACGCCACAGCTTCTGATCGCCTCAAACTGTCTTGAACAGTCTGCAAACGGGCACCTTCGGGTGCCCGTTTTTCATGGCAAACGTCGCAAGCGGGCAACGTGAACATGACAGCATTGTTGCAAAATCAGCAGTAAATACCGGTTATATCGGCCCAATACGGGTTTACCCGATTGCGAAGCCAAAACCCTCGCGCGCACACTCCTCGTCAGCCTGAGTCCCGGACAGGTCACCCCCCAAGACCTCAACAAGGAGAATCAAGAATGCGCAAGACCCTGCTCGCAGCATTACTGACGGGTGCCGCCGCTGTTCCGGCGATGGCAGAAGGTACGGTGACGCTTTACGGTCAGCTGAATATTCCTCTGGAGTTCGTGACGACCTCTTCAGGCCACCAGATTGTCATCGGTAATGTGGACAACTCCTCCAAGGCCCCCGGTGGTGTGAACTCGCCCAGCCGTATCGGCTTCAAGGGTGACGAGAATCTTGGCGACGGCATGAAGGCTTGGTGGCAGGTGGAAACCGCCATCGGCCCTGACGATGCCTCCTCAAGCAACTTTGCCAACCGTGAAGGTTGGGTAGGCCTGCAAGGCGGTTTCGGCAAGTTTGGTCTGGGCCGAGGCAAGACCCCGTTCACCAATGTGGCTGACCTGTTCGACAGCAGCGTGGATGCCGGTTCCAACCTTGCCACCTACAAGCACGCGATGCTGGGCAACACGGTGTCCAACCGTTTTGACAACGCGGTTCGCTACGATTCGCCCACTATGGATGGCGTCACTTTCGCCGCCATGTATGGCGCAGGCGAGAACAAGACCAGCACGGTGAACGCCGGCCAACACTGGGCCACCAGCGTGCGCTATGCCAGCGGTCCGCTGACCCTTGCGGGTGCCTACAGCAATCAGCGCAATACGGGTGCTGTAGCCGTTAACGGTGCACGACTCGAATCGCTGCTGCTGGGCGGTACTTACCAGATCGATGCCGTCAAGCTGGGTCTGGGTTACCAGATGGCCGAGGTACGAAATGGCATCGCGGCACAAGACAAGAAGGGCAACAGCGTTGTTACCACCATCGCCTACGCGATGGGCAGTACCACGCTCAAGGCCGGAGCCATTTTCAATGGCAAGGCCAAGGTCGGCGGCGTCACGGCTGCCGGATCGGATTACATCCGTTACAACCTGGGCCTCAAGCACGCCATGAGCAAGCGAACTGCGCTGTACACCGAGTACACGGCAGACAGCTATGACAAGGGTCTGGACAACAAGAACAAGACCGACGTTAATGTCTTCAGTGTCGGTATTTTCCATACCTTCTGATCCCCGCTGCCCGGCCAACGGGTTGCAGTGTTAGGTTGACAAAGGCACCTTCGGGTGCCTTTGTCGTTTACCGGTCTAGTGTGCGCTGGCCACGCGCTGGGCCCGCCAGCGCGTGACGGCCTCGGCCAGTTCGCCCAGTTCACGGATCATCAGTAACTGCGGGTCGCGCAAGCGCAGGTTGGCGCTCCCCTGGCCGCCGACCCAGAGCTGGGTCCCCTTGGGCAGTGCGGCCAGCAAGGCACTGACCCCCTGCTGGGCCTGCGCCTCGCCATAGGCGGCGCTGATGGACAGCCCCACAATATCCACGCCGTGTACCGTGGCGGCCTCCAGCGTATCTGCCAAGGGCATGCCTGGCCCGAAAGACAGCACCTCGCACTGGTTCATGCGGAGCATGACTTCCACCATCAGCAGCCCCAAGCCATGCTGCTCCTCCGGGAGCGTGGTCAGCAGGATCTTGGGCGGATTACCGCCAAGATAGAAAGGCTGCATGGCGAGTCTCAACAGCTGTTGCACCTGCTCGGTGTAAAGATGCTCCTCGTGGATGGCCAGCGTGCCCCTGCGCCAAGCCTCCCCGACACAGCGGTTTGCCTCCGGCATGGACACGGTAATGAAATGCTTGAGCCCGTGATTGCTCAGTTCGCGGGCGAACCAGCTATGTATCCGTTTCACATCACCTTGCTGCAACAGCTGTAGCAGCTCATGGCCGGGATCTTCTGCAGTCTGTCCCGGTTGCTTGCCCAGCCCCCCCTGAAGCTGCCGCAAGGCCTGGATGTCCATACCCACCAATCGGCCCGGCCGGAAGCCGCGATCGATGAGGACGCGCACCAGTTTGAGCTTTTCGATCTCGTCGGCGCTGTAGACGCGATCGCCATGTTCATCGCGCTGGGGCGAGGGAAAACCGTAGCGGCGCTCCCACATGCGCAACAGCTCCTTGGAGACTCGTGTTTCCCGCTCGGTTGCGGCAATCGGTAGTCCATTCATGATGCGAGCCTCCGTTTGATCCAGCGCAGCAGGCTGCCCAGCACGGGAACGTGCTCATAGACCTGTGCGGCTGCGTCCCAGTAATCGACATGACTGCTGATCAGTCCCTGCTCGTCCAGCGTCAGGTGCGTACCCCCCTGAATGCTGCGAGGCTTGCCGTTCAATCCAAACTCAAAGCGCCAAACAAGGAAGGCCGTGCGACCCCGTACCACCCGCTCATCCACAATGAATCGGGGCCCCGTGAGGGTGGCAAACATATGGGCATAGACCTGCGCCACCCGATCAATGCCGATGAGCTGGTTGAACGGGTCCACAAAGCGCGCCTGGCTGGCGTAGACCTGATCGATGCTGGCCAGCGAGGCGGGGGTGAGTTGCTCGAACCAGGCAACGATCTCGTTGAACCGGGTATCCAGTTGGGCTTGTTCGCTCATAGTCCTGTGACCTTGTGCAGCAAGGGGAAGCGCCAGCGATATGGCAGACGGCTCAGCCAGCGCAGACCGCGGGTGAAGCGGCGGGGAAAGCGGATTTCGAATTCGCCTCGGGCAAACCCGGCCAGCATGGCCGTGGCGGCCTGCTCGGGGGTAATCAGCTCGGGCATGGTGAAGGGATTTCCGGCCGTCATCGGCGTGGCGACGAAGCCGGGATTGACGAGGTAAACCGAGACGCCCTTGGGCGCGAGGTCGAAGTACAGGCTCTCGGCAAGATTGATCAGCGCCGCCTTGGTGGCGCCATAGATCGTTGCCTGGGGCAGACCCGTGTAACCGGATACGCTGGCAACCAGTGCGATACCGCCCTGCCCTGACTGCAACATGCCGGGCAGGATCTCGGCCACCCCCCGGTAGATCGAAAGCACATTGGTCTGGAAGGCTTGATCCGCCACTGCTGGATCGGCCTCCCAGGCCCGGCACGGGTCGTAGCGTGCGGCGAGGAACACCACCAGATCCAATCCGCCCAAGGTGGTATGTGCCGCAGTCGCCGCTGCGGGCCATGCCGATGCCTGTGCTGCGTCAAACGCCAGGCAGTGCGCATGGGGAAGCCCGGCTGCCACGGTGGCGAGCCGGTCGCCATCGCGTGCCGACAAGACCACGCGTGCCCCCCGCGCCAGCAGCTGGCTGGCGAGCGCGGCGCCGATGCCGCTGGAAGCACCGATCAGCCAGACGCGCTTGCCTTGCCAGTCAGTGATCGGTGGATTGAGTCGAGCCATGATCTCGCCTATTGCTTGCGGAAGAACAAGGTGACCTGACCCAGCTCCACCCCGAACTTGCGCATGCTGCTGCGGTTGACCATCGTCTTCTCATCCATCAGCCACATCCAGTCGTCGAACTGGACCTCGTAGACCGATCCATCGACCGGCAGACGCAATGTGTATTCCCAACGCAGCGCATTGCCAGCGATGCGACCTACCGCCTCCCCGACCACGTCATCGGCCGTGCCGCGCCAAGTCCCGTCTGCCTGCTTGCGCAAGGTCCAGACACGGCGCTGTTTCTCGCCATCGGCGTAGACAAAGCGCTCATCCAGAGTGCCAGTGTCCCCTTGCCAGCTTGGTGTGATCTGCACGTGGAAACGGCGCGCGACCTCACCATTGCGCTTCTGGAAAATGCCCCAGGCTTCTACCGGACCGGAAAAATAGGCGGGTAGGTCAAGCTTGGGCTGCTCGCGCGCGTAGTGATCAACATCAACGCCCGCGCAGGCGGTGAGCAGGGTCAGGCACAAGGCCAGGAATAAGGATTTCATGACGAGGACTCCGCGGAGATCGGGCGCAGATCTGCAGCCCAGGCATACAGCATCAAACCCGCCGCGAGCTTGAGCGCGCAGGGCAGGCCGGCATAGACGAGCGCGAGTACACCGGCGGCGCTGGCATCGCCCGCGCGGTAACCCAATGCATCCAGCAGCGGCAAGGCAATGCCTGCCGCCAAGGCTAGCCCCAGCTTGCCGAGCATGGCCCAGATGCCGAAATAGAGGCCCGTATCCTGACGGTGCTCAGGCGGGATGAGATCAGCCAGCAAGGCCGGTGGCAGGGCCAGATCCGCGCCCAGCGCCATCCCGGACAAAGCGCACACGAGGCCAAATTGCCAAAGGTCGCCACTGCCCAAGCCGGCTGCCCAGAAAAAACCGCCGTAGGCCATCACCATACCCACGAGCCAGGCATAGGGCTTGCCGATCAGGTCGGCGAGCATGACCCAGCCGGGAAGTGTCAGCGCACCCGCCAGAAAATAGGTAAGCAGCAGGTAACCCGCTGCGTCCGGTGCCTGAATGACATCGGCGACATAAAACAGAACGAGCGTGGCCGGGATGGCCACCGCAAGTGAATTGACCAGATAGATGATGATCAACTTGCGGATGGCAGGTGGACGCAATGCACTGCGCCAGTCAGGCCCGGCAGCGGCGCGAGCCAGATGCGGCGCAGGTGCGCCACGCAAGGTCCAGAACAGGCACAAGGCCAGAATCGGGATGAAGATCAGACCGAACAATCCATAGGCATCACGGTTGCCATAGCGCTGGGCCAGCCAGACGGGCAGCGCCGAGGCAAGCAACACCCCGATCAAACCGGCGGCCTCGCGCCAGGCAGTGACGCGTGCACGGGTTTCAGTATGGTCGCTAAGGCGGGCTCCCCAGGCGAGATAGCAAATATTCACCGCGCTGTGGGCGGTGTAGACAAGGACGAGACAGAATCCGAGCCAGACATACAAACCCGCGGCACCCAGCGCCGGTGGGCTGAACAGGGCATACAGGGCAACAGCCATCAGGCTGGCACCCACGCCCATCAGCATCTGCCAGCCTCGGGGGCGGGCTTGCAGATGGTCCACCCAGCGGCCAATGAACGGGTCCTGTGCAGTGTCGATCAGGCGGGCAAAAAGCAGCACTGCGCCCAGTACAGCCAGATCCAGCCCCAGCGTTGCCCCATAGAACTGGGGCGCGGCCACGTACACGGGCAAGGCCGCCATGGCGAGCGGCAGACCCAATGCACCGTAGGCGAGCAGGCCGGATGTTTTCATCGCGCTTCGCCGATCAGTTGACGACGCAGGCCCGGTTCGCTGGTGGCCGGATCGAGCCAGATGGCAAAGAACCAGCGTGCGAACTCGGGGTCGTCGATGCTGGCCGTGAGCTGTTCGCCGGCATAAAAACGGACACCTTTGCCGGGCAGATGTACGCCTGTCAGCGTGTCGCCCTGATCCACATCGAT includes the following:
- a CDS encoding FAD-binding oxidoreductase, which translates into the protein MHLINPSWYAHRQSRSTLCAALEGDTQADVVIIGGGLTGLSAALTLVEASQQVVLLEADRIGSQASGRNGGQALQGLAASMSTVEAAVGLPAAQAIWAMSREALALLKSRVVQYQIECGLSTSGYVYAAAHRGQLAELAQWQADAASRYDYPDLQLLDHHALQHHVRSDAYMGGLFDPHEAHLDPLAYTLGLRDAALAAGARCHEQSAVTGWVREGSAWRVQTDKGSVLAKQLLLAVNAGIGKLAPSLARYFLPVESFIVATEGLGADRARALMPSGAAVADCHRVLNYFRISDDQRLLFGGRASGTATDRAADTRARMLAVFPTLADVAIEHAWGGEVDVTPHKLPHFGRLDEGIYFAQGFSGHGLALTGLAGKLVAEAMQGRPERFDQFAALPQHRLPTHLPGFTRTAITLGMAWFQLRDWIDAHWYRD
- the trpD gene encoding anthranilate phosphoribosyltransferase; the protein is MITPQAALNRLIDGNELFYDEMLSVMRQIMTGEMTPVQTAAILIGLRVKVETVSEIAAAATVMRELASHVVVQDRRHLVDTCGTGGDGAHTFNISTTSAFVAAAAGARVAKHGNRGVSSSSGSADVLEALGVNLALTPEQVGECIDEVGVGFMFAPNHHGAMKNVAPIRRELGVRTIFNILGPLTNPAHADNQVMGVFHPDLVGIQARVLNQLGSRHVLVVHGRDGLDEISLLSKTLIAELRDGEIHEFEFDPRDHGFELCEPAALRASNPQESATKVRSVLANEPGPCRDIVVLNAGAAIYAAGVTVSLAEGFKAADAAIATGGARARLDALIAKTHTFKA
- the trpC gene encoding indole-3-glycerol phosphate synthase TrpC, with protein sequence MSDILKKILATKADEVAAARQARPLEAVRAEAEANRDLRDFVGALRSKYADGEAAVIAEIKKASPSKGVIRADFKPAEIAADYAAHGAACLSVLTDEQYFQGHTDYLKAARAACALPVLRKDFIVDAYQIYEARAMGADCILLIVGALETPHMQELEALAMELGMAVLVESHDAKELQQALTLKTPLIGINNRDLRSFEVSLKTTLNLLDEIPANRIVITESGILKPADVALMLEHEVYAFLVGEAFMREPSPGKALASLFA
- a CDS encoding porin; this encodes MNKQLIALAVLGAISAPAFANDSSVTLYGRIEMGLEFYNNGDATDGSKGISAQRVEGYASRIGFKGEEKLGDGLSALWQVEQKVNVDSGSGTTFADRNSFVGLKGEFGTLLLGRHDTPFKALNKYVDIMWGNAEQHEIINNGKAAGMSLHTRRNNAIHYVSPKFSNMVIRAQFSPDEEKTSTTNKNLFSFSGEYDDGTYFLGAAYEGQRDAVATGQDRKGYKLNGGVKLGDTTLGANYSTIENENTKESDNWSFAVSHKMGNTTLKGIYGISKVDDLKAPTKQLDVSMYGLEVDYSLSKRTAVYGLFTQIRNDRDAAAKFENSTSPNTPVVKAGGDPRIISFGVRHSF
- a CDS encoding porin, which translates into the protein MRKTLLAALLTGAAAVPAMAEGTVTLYGQLNIPLEFVTTSSGHQIVIGNVDNSSKAPGGVNSPSRIGFKGDENLGDGMKAWWQVETAIGPDDASSSNFANREGWVGLQGGFGKFGLGRGKTPFTNVADLFDSSVDAGSNLATYKHAMLGNTVSNRFDNAVRYDSPTMDGVTFAAMYGAGENKTSTVNAGQHWATSVRYASGPLTLAGAYSNQRNTGAVAVNGARLESLLLGGTYQIDAVKLGLGYQMAEVRNGIAAQDKKGNSVVTTIAYAMGSTTLKAGAIFNGKAKVGGVTAAGSDYIRYNLGLKHAMSKRTALYTEYTADSYDKGLDNKNKTDVNVFSVGIFHTF
- a CDS encoding MerR family transcriptional regulator; translation: MNGLPIAATERETRVSKELLRMWERRYGFPSPQRDEHGDRVYSADEIEKLKLVRVLIDRGFRPGRLVGMDIQALRQLQGGLGKQPGQTAEDPGHELLQLLQQGDVKRIHSWFARELSNHGLKHFITVSMPEANRCVGEAWRRGTLAIHEEHLYTEQVQQLLRLAMQPFYLGGNPPKILLTTLPEEQHGLGLLMVEVMLRMNQCEVLSFGPGMPLADTLEAATVHGVDIVGLSISAAYGEAQAQQGVSALLAALPKGTQLWVGGQGSANLRLRDPQLLMIRELGELAEAVTRWRAQRVASAH
- a CDS encoding nuclear transport factor 2 family protein, which produces MSEQAQLDTRFNEIVAWFEQLTPASLASIDQVYASQARFVDPFNQLIGIDRVAQVYAHMFATLTGPRFIVDERVVRGRTAFLVWRFEFGLNGKPRSIQGGTHLTLDEQGLISSHVDYWDAAAQVYEHVPVLGSLLRWIKRRLAS
- a CDS encoding SDR family oxidoreductase, giving the protein MARLNPPITDWQGKRVWLIGASSGIGAALASQLLARGARVVLSARDGDRLATVAAGLPHAHCLAFDAAQASAWPAAATAAHTTLGGLDLVVFLAARYDPCRAWEADPAVADQAFQTNVLSIYRGVAEILPGMLQSGQGGIALVASVSGYTGLPQATIYGATKAALINLAESLYFDLAPKGVSVYLVNPGFVATPMTAGNPFTMPELITPEQAATAMLAGFARGEFEIRFPRRFTRGLRWLSRLPYRWRFPLLHKVTGL
- a CDS encoding DUF3833 domain-containing protein — encoded protein: MKSLFLALCLTLLTACAGVDVDHYAREQPKLDLPAYFSGPVEAWGIFQKRNGEVARRFHVQITPSWQGDTGTLDERFVYADGEKQRRVWTLRKQADGTWRGTADDVVGEAVGRIAGNALRWEYTLRLPVDGSVYEVQFDDWMWLMDEKTMVNRSSMRKFGVELGQVTLFFRKQ
- a CDS encoding MFS transporter → MKTSGLLAYGALGLPLAMAALPVYVAAPQFYGATLGLDLAVLGAVLLFARLIDTAQDPFIGRWVDHLQARPRGWQMLMGVGASLMAVALYALFSPPALGAAGLYVWLGFCLVLVYTAHSAVNICYLAWGARLSDHTETRARVTAWREAAGLIGVLLASALPVWLAQRYGNRDAYGLFGLIFIPILALCLFWTLRGAPAPHLARAAAGPDWRSALRPPAIRKLIIIYLVNSLAVAIPATLVLFYVADVIQAPDAAGYLLLTYFLAGALTLPGWVMLADLIGKPYAWLVGMVMAYGGFFWAAGLGSGDLWQFGLVCALSGMALGADLALPPALLADLIPPEHRQDTGLYFGIWAMLGKLGLALAAGIALPLLDALGYRAGDASAAGVLALVYAGLPCALKLAAGLMLYAWAADLRPISAESSS